Within the Setaria viridis chromosome 3, Setaria_viridis_v4.0, whole genome shotgun sequence genome, the region TTTTTGCATTTTAGCACCGTTTAATCGCACCAAAATCACTATGCTAACTACTGCTGTATTTTACATACTCCCTAGTTCCAATCAGGTCCAGGTTAAATTGTGGTTGAGGCTTTCCTTAATTCTTGCTCGAGGCTGTTGGTTCTCAAGTTGAGAACATACGTACTTTTTGATGGAGCAAATTGGTAGCTTAAACAGTCTTGAAAGGATCACTAGTAGTTTCTAACATAGGTTTTGTTGGTACCTGTTTTGGGAAGCATAAAACGAGAGGGCCCTACTATTTTTCTACCCTGTCTTGTTGCAATACACATCGCTGCCATGTAATCTGAAGTTTTGAACCAAATCAAGATGATATATCAATCTTATTAAGAATAGGGACTACTTGCCTGAATGAAGTATTGAGTACCACTCATTTGTTTCTTATTTGATTGATGGGGAAACAGGTACCACTTGTGCAACTGTACTTACACAGGCAATTCTTACGGAAGGATGCAAGGCCGTCGCAGCTGGTGTCAATGTTATGGACTTGCGCAACGGTATAAACAAGGCCATAAATTCCATCACTTCTCACCTCAAAAGTAAAGCATGGAAGATTAATTCCCCAGAAGAAATAAACCAGGTGAGATTCTCTGGTCTGCAGAGGTAGCTTTATTTATCTGCTCCCTTCAACTCCATTATGAGCCATTTATTGAAGCTTATTGTGTACCTTTGCTAAGTTGTTACTTGCATCTGCTGTAGTGAGCAATGAGCAATCATCATTTTGATTCTGTACTAGTAGGCTTTCCTGATTTTAATTTGAGCTCTGTTAACCATGCTTAGTTTCATTTTCCGCTTGTAAACCAGGTAGCAACTATTTCTGCCAATGGTGAAAAGGAAATTGGAGATCTGATATCAAAGGCTATGGAAAAAGTTGGAAAGGATGGAGTCATTACTATTGTTGTGAGTACTGAGTGCAGCTTTTTGTAGGCTCTTTCTGTATGCCATTTTACTGTACTGCAACTTACCCTTGGAAATTGGCAGGATGGCAAAACATTGGACAATGAGCTTGAGGCAGTACAGGGAATGAAGCTTTCCAGAGGATACATATCTCCTTACTTTGTGACTGATGAGAAGACTCAGAAATGTGTAAGTCTTCATTTCCTAGTTTAAGCAATTAAACCAGCACAATGATATCTTACGTATTTTTCTTTCAGGGAATCTTTGGTTCCCTTGGCCATCTTTTTTTCCTCTGCTCACCACTTTTTTCTTGGGCCCTGAAGTTGGCAAgggaaccaaacatgccctcAGTTCCTGTTCATGCTTTGATTTTGTGATTGCGATATGTATGCTGGTGGAAACCGTACACTAACAGGAATACAAAGGTTGTAGTTTGTTTGCTCCTTTTGGAGTTTTGGTGCTCAGGAGCTTCTATGTAATCACTAATAGGCTATTACATTTCGTTTGTTAAAAAGTGGGGTATCTGGGATAGCTTTTGTCCTATTAAAGTTTTGGCAAGAGCAGATAAAAACATTGATGAGATGCATATCGATGTTTAGGAAGATTCTGTATGGATGGTCTGAAATTATAATTAATTTCACCTATCTATTTTATACCTATGCAGGAGATGGAGAACCCTCTGATTCTTATCCATGACAAGAAAATCTCAAGCATGAATTCTCTCCTTCCAGTACTAGAAATTTCTATCAAGGTATCTTTGTTCATTTATTTCTCAGCTTTTGGTGATACGCTATGCAGAATTGGTGATACGTTATGTAAAATTGGTGACATCTATGAGTGTTAAACTGGTAATTGGTCTATGCAGAATCGCAGGCCTCTTCTCATTGTGGCTGAGGATGTAGAAGGAGAAGCTCTGTCTATGCTTGTACTGAACAAGCATCGCGCTGGACTCAAGGTGATATTAATTATTTCCTCCGGGCCTGATATATACTGTCCAGAAGTGCTTATATTAGCTACTGGACAATCTGTACCCTTGCACGGAAGCAAGTCCTTTTCTTTatcttaatttttctttttgaatcaAAGAGCACCCTCATGTGTAGTGCTTCTTCCCTTCCACATGTCATTGAACTATGTCAAATGGTAATCGTGGTGAATCTTATTCATGTAAATTCTTAAATTAATTACCAGTGTCAATGTAGGTATGTGCTGTCAAAGCTCCTGGATTTGGTGATAACAGAAGGCACAATCTGGATGATATGGCTGTGATGACTGGAGGAGAGGTTAGCTATTATTGACCAGTAACCAGTAATCTAAAGTTTCTTAACTTGAACTACATTTCTTTGACTCAAATTGACTTTACTTCATCATTTTGATTTCAAGGTTGTTAGTGAGGAACGAGGTCTTGATCTTGGCAAAATCCAACAACAAATGCTTGGAACTGCCAAAAAGGTTTGTCAGCTTTCATAAATTGTGGTGCCTGAGGTCAAGACCGTGACATTCTTCTTCACAGGTTACTGTATCTCTCGATGATACTATCATCCTAGATGGTGGAGGTGACAAAAAGCAGATAGAGGAGAGGTGCCAACAGGTCTCACATTTCGAGTCTCATTGAATCTCAAGACCTGGATAATACTAGAAGGAAATTTTTTCAATTGGAGTTACATTGTTCTGATGTCTTTGCAGCTTAGAGAATCTTTTGAGACAAGCACTGCAATGTTTGACAAAGAAAAGGCCCAAGAGCGTTTATCAAAGTTATCTGGAGGTGTTGCTGTCCTCAAGGTTTGTTGAATTTTCAGAAACTGGTGTGGATGTGTTCCCTTTTCCAGTCATCTTCAGTATGCACTTAAATTGCAGATTGGTGGAGCTAGTGAAGCTGAAGTTGGTGAGAAAAAAGATAGGGTAACAGATGCTCTAAATGCTGCAAAGGCTGCTGTGGAGGAGGGCATTGTGCCAGGTTACAGAACTTTCTCAAGCAATTTGCATCTTATTTTTCCACTTGTTATTTCATAACTTGCTTATTATTCAACCTAACCTTACACTACATTCTTTGCTTCATGTCTCTCCACAGGTGGTGGAGTTGCCCTTCTATATGCTACGAAGGAGCTCGACAAGATTAGCACAGCGAATGAGGATGAAAAGATTGGAGTTCAAATTATCAAGAATGCTTTGAAGGTAACTTCTACTAACTATGTAACTGCATGCACTGGGTTATTATCTCTTGAACCTAAAACGATTCCTGGAATTTCTGCAGGCTCCCTTGATGACCATTGCGGCAAATGCTGGCATTGATGGGGCTATAGTCATCGGGAAGCTAAGTGAACAAGATGACCTTAGTTTGGGCTATGACGCATCAAGAGGTTTGTGCTGTTAACTGTGTTTGAACAATTCATTCTAAATTTGAGTGGCTCCAACAATACCATGTTCTGTTTCATACGTTGCCATAATTTTTCTGGCAGCATAATGATATCCTTAGTAAATCAGTAATTAATTCATGCATTTTGGCAACTGCAGGGGAGTATGTAGACATGATTAAGGCTGGAATCATCGATCCAGTGAAGGTGATTCGCACTGCACTTCAAGATGCTGCAAGGTAACATCTTCAAGATCATTGCCCATGTTCCTTCTTACAGCTAAAACGATCACAACGTTTACGAAGTTGTATTGCTGTTGTGCAGTGTTTCCTTGCTGATGACAACCACAGAAGCGGCTGTTTCTGAGCTCCCAGCAACGAAGGCCAGAATAGCCAGCCGCATGCCGCAAATGGGTGGAATGGATTTTTGAGGACGACTCTTCGTGATGTAAGATTGACATGTTCTTGGCCAAAGACAGCACATGGGATCAAACTTTGTTTCCCTAGCGGATACATCTAGAGTTTATTTCAAAAGAGGTTCAAAGCTGATGCTGAGAAGTGTTTTTTGGTATAGGG harbors:
- the LOC117848759 gene encoding chaperonin CPN60-like 2, mitochondrial → MYRAATSAISRSSSALRKHLARGGGGEPQRLWARGYAAKEVAFGVGARAAMLQGVNDLADAVKVTMGPKGRTVIIEGSYKGPKITKDGVTVAKSVEFEDSAKNVGANLVKQVAEATNKTAGDGTTCATVLTQAILTEGCKAVAAGVNVMDLRNGINKAINSITSHLKSKAWKINSPEEINQVATISANGEKEIGDLISKAMEKVGKDGVITIVDGKTLDNELEAVQGMKLSRGYISPYFVTDEKTQKCEMENPLILIHDKKISSMNSLLPVLEISIKNRRPLLIVAEDVEGEALSMLVLNKHRAGLKVCAVKAPGFGDNRRHNLDDMAVMTGGEVVSEERGLDLGKIQQQMLGTAKKVTVSLDDTIILDGGGDKKQIEERCQQLRESFETSTAMFDKEKAQERLSKLSGGVAVLKIGGASEAEVGEKKDRVTDALNAAKAAVEEGIVPGGGVALLYATKELDKISTANEDEKIGVQIIKNALKAPLMTIAANAGIDGAIVIGKLSEQDDLSLGYDASRGEYVDMIKAGIIDPVKVIRTALQDAASVSLLMTTTEAAVSELPATKARIASRMPQMGGMDF